A region from the Prevotella melaninogenica genome encodes:
- a CDS encoding PcfJ domain-containing protein, whose product MKPRNKFEKAVLAESKNLRPITKTQSKWAFRECIDHFAYRLPKGRITCMDCGHSWTIEKTTEHCTCPHCRAKLQVRTTFERKIRQKQYFTILTTCGEYQVLRMFLLSAEMEKGCKPTSYVIEIGQYWWSAQGRKTIVAVQRVLGRYIDTFSYCSPMAVRNDNEAYRHISYSPIYPKFKATEAFRRNGFKNDFHDIAPTVLIPALLSDSRAETLIKAGRAEHLKYFLDNSRAFDACWQSYKVATRNGYDIEDISIWCDYVDMLRRLGKDIHSPKYVCPTDLHREHDRRQHELRRQREREEKEKRRKKAMEDEKRFHELKSKFFGIRFTDGTIQVHVLESVQEHLDEGVAMHHCVFDNAYYLKENSLILSATIEGRRIETIEVSLDTLKVVQSRGVCNKNTEYHEQIVSLVNANRKLIRQRMRATA is encoded by the coding sequence ATGAAACCGAGAAACAAGTTCGAGAAAGCAGTACTTGCCGAGAGCAAGAACCTACGACCGATAACCAAGACACAGAGCAAATGGGCATTCCGTGAGTGTATAGACCATTTCGCCTACCGACTTCCCAAAGGTCGTATCACGTGTATGGATTGTGGGCATAGTTGGACAATAGAGAAGACAACCGAACATTGCACTTGCCCTCATTGTAGAGCAAAGTTGCAAGTCCGAACGACTTTTGAACGTAAGATAAGACAGAAGCAATACTTTACGATACTTACCACTTGTGGAGAGTACCAAGTATTAAGAATGTTCCTCCTCTCCGCAGAAATGGAGAAAGGATGCAAACCAACGTCCTACGTTATTGAAATCGGTCAGTATTGGTGGAGCGCACAAGGACGAAAGACGATTGTTGCCGTTCAGAGAGTATTGGGCAGATACATCGACACCTTTTCCTATTGCTCGCCTATGGCAGTGAGAAACGACAACGAAGCCTACCGCCATATATCATACTCTCCGATATATCCGAAGTTCAAGGCAACGGAAGCATTCCGCAGGAATGGATTTAAGAATGATTTTCACGACATCGCACCAACTGTTCTCATTCCAGCCCTATTGTCCGACAGCCGTGCGGAAACATTGATTAAAGCAGGTAGAGCCGAGCATCTGAAATACTTTCTTGACAATTCGAGGGCATTTGACGCTTGTTGGCAATCCTATAAAGTCGCCACTCGCAACGGCTATGACATAGAGGACATTTCAATATGGTGCGATTATGTGGATATGCTCCGCAGATTGGGCAAGGACATACACAGTCCGAAGTATGTTTGCCCCACCGACCTGCATAGGGAACACGACCGCAGACAACACGAACTCCGCAGACAAAGGGAAAGGGAAGAAAAGGAGAAGAGACGCAAAAAGGCAATGGAGGACGAGAAACGTTTTCACGAACTCAAATCAAAATTCTTCGGTATCCGTTTCACGGACGGCACAATCCAAGTCCACGTTTTGGAGAGCGTGCAGGAACATTTGGATGAGGGTGTGGCAATGCACCATTGTGTGTTCGACAATGCCTACTATCTCAAAGAGAACTCGCTTATCCTTTCGGCGACCATTGAGGGCAGACGGATAGAAACGATTGAAGTTAGTTTGGACACACTCAAAGTCGTGCAAAGCCGTGGCGTGTGCAACAAGAACACGGAGTATCACGAGCAGATAGTGAGCCTTGTCAATGCCAACCGCAAATTGATAAGGCAGAGAATGAGAGCGACAGCATAA
- a CDS encoding antirestriction protein ArdA has product MEAKDLNEARIYVGTYAKYNNGSLQGEWVELSDFYDLDGFMERCAEIYEDEEEPEFMFQAWEEIPDGLIDEGHLKENFFELRDELDRLNNREKEAFWRWVEGNNTQLTQDAYSLVKSFQSDYIGSYASREDFAEELAKMENELSDFALNYFDFSKYANDLFDMDFWYKDGYVFRNN; this is encoded by the coding sequence ATGGAAGCAAAGGATTTGAACGAAGCACGCATCTATGTAGGCACTTATGCCAAGTACAACAACGGCTCATTGCAGGGTGAATGGGTGGAACTTTCGGACTTCTACGACTTAGACGGCTTTATGGAGCGTTGTGCCGAGATATACGAGGATGAGGAAGAACCCGAATTTATGTTCCAAGCGTGGGAGGAAATCCCCGATGGTCTGATTGACGAGGGGCATTTGAAGGAAAACTTCTTTGAACTTCGGGACGAATTGGATAGACTGAACAACAGGGAGAAAGAAGCCTTTTGGAGATGGGTGGAGGGCAACAACACCCAACTCACACAAGACGCATACAGCCTTGTGAAGTCTTTCCAATCGGACTACATAGGAAGTTATGCAAGCAGGGAGGATTTTGCGGAGGAACTTGCAAAAATGGAGAATGAGTTATCCGATTTTGCACTGAATTACTTCGACTTCTCCAAATATGCCAATGACCTTTTCGATATGGACTTTTGGTACAAGGACGGTTATGTATTTCGCAATAACTGA
- a CDS encoding PcfK-like family protein, translated as MKGTEHFKDVIQNYLETRASYDELFAESFRKENKNIDECITYILTEVQRMGCAGLSDEEVYSLAVHYYDEDNIEVGKSINCQVVVNHTIELTEEEKAEARKKAIERYQAEEYRKLTAKKPKAEKQVEQQIAQPSLFEF; from the coding sequence ATGAAAGGAACAGAACATTTCAAGGACGTTATCCAAAACTATTTGGAAACGAGAGCATCATACGATGAACTCTTTGCAGAGAGTTTCCGCAAGGAGAATAAAAACATAGACGAGTGCATTACCTACATCTTGACGGAAGTCCAAAGAATGGGGTGTGCAGGTCTGTCCGATGAGGAGGTATATTCCCTTGCCGTTCACTACTACGATGAGGATAACATCGAGGTGGGCAAGTCCATCAACTGCCAAGTCGTGGTAAACCATACTATCGAACTTACAGAGGAGGAAAAAGCAGAAGCACGGAAAAAGGCTATCGAGCGATACCAAGCAGAGGAATACCGCAAACTGACCGCCAAGAAACCAAAAGCGGAGAAGCAGGTGGAACAGCAGATAGCACAACCCTCATTATTCGAGTTTTAA
- a CDS encoding CRISPR-associated primase-polymerase type B: protein MLLFGTNIQSAADELKKVQEEYLYNSLRNPKPSIAATIQQLRIVYSMDAKGYAQLKRKLPYFVCGQFNPPFRRKENFAYTESFILDFDHLASKQLSLKAIRNDIIQDEQVMMCFTSPSEDGLKVMFRLKERCYDAGLYSIFYKAFAATFAMRHNLTQVADSRTSDVARACFVSIDPDAYFNPNPTPVDIKAYIDETNPDSLFKMKHEQDEHDKVTKKSEEEKTPLPKDPDKDVLARIRMQLNPKAQAQVEQRPAYVPERLNDIIGDLKLFIEETGLQVTEIINIQYAKKIRARLGQNESEINLFYGKRGFSVVISPRLGTNEELNELLADLVKSFLQR from the coding sequence ATGCTATTATTCGGAACCAACATACAATCTGCGGCGGACGAACTAAAGAAGGTACAGGAAGAATATCTCTATAACAGTCTTCGCAATCCTAAACCCTCTATTGCTGCTACAATACAGCAACTACGTATAGTCTACAGCATGGATGCCAAAGGCTATGCACAACTAAAACGTAAGCTACCTTATTTCGTCTGTGGACAATTTAATCCACCTTTCCGCAGAAAAGAGAACTTCGCCTATACGGAGAGTTTTATTCTTGACTTTGACCACCTGGCATCCAAACAACTGTCACTAAAAGCCATACGTAACGATATCATCCAAGATGAACAGGTTATGATGTGTTTTACCTCACCAAGTGAAGATGGTCTAAAAGTTATGTTTCGTCTGAAAGAACGATGCTATGATGCTGGATTATATTCTATCTTCTATAAGGCTTTTGCAGCAACTTTTGCTATGCGTCATAATCTTACACAAGTAGCCGATAGCAGAACGTCTGATGTTGCACGGGCATGCTTCGTTAGCATAGACCCTGATGCCTATTTCAACCCCAACCCAACACCCGTTGATATAAAAGCCTATATTGACGAAACAAATCCCGACTCTCTCTTCAAAATGAAACATGAACAAGATGAACATGATAAAGTCACCAAGAAGAGCGAGGAAGAAAAGACACCCCTACCGAAAGATCCCGATAAGGATGTACTGGCACGTATTAGAATGCAACTCAATCCAAAAGCACAAGCGCAGGTTGAACAACGACCAGCCTACGTACCAGAGCGACTCAATGATATTATCGGTGACTTAAAACTCTTTATAGAAGAAACTGGATTACAAGTGACTGAAATTATTAATATTCAATATGCCAAGAAAATCCGAGCACGACTTGGACAAAATGAGTCTGAGATAAATCTCTTTTATGGGAAACGTGGATTCAGCGTCGTCATATCTCCCAGACTTGGAACAAATGAAGAACTGAATGAGTTGCTTGCCGACTTAGTAAAAAGTTTCTTGCAGAGATAA
- the cas2 gene encoding CRISPR-associated endonuclease Cas2: MRKTIPYIEILRKLCRAGVQNSPPINRRTGDFSDMQTLQGRVDFLLGVVNKPARPATNMLFFVMYDIESNKVRYHIAKYLERKGCTRIQRSIFLADLDKTVYDQIKNDLAEVQSLYDNHDSIIVCPVSTDQLQAMKIIGEDLNIDIITHSRNTLFF; this comes from the coding sequence ATGCGAAAAACTATCCCCTACATAGAAATACTACGGAAACTCTGTAGAGCTGGCGTACAGAATTCACCTCCCATCAACCGAAGGACGGGTGATTTCAGCGATATGCAGACTCTACAAGGGCGTGTAGACTTTCTCTTGGGAGTAGTAAACAAACCAGCTCGACCCGCTACTAATATGCTATTCTTCGTTATGTATGATATTGAAAGCAACAAGGTGCGCTATCATATTGCAAAATATTTGGAACGTAAAGGATGTACTCGCATACAACGATCCATCTTTCTTGCCGACCTCGACAAGACCGTTTATGACCAAATCAAGAATGATCTTGCCGAAGTACAGTCATTATACGACAATCATGACAGCATCATCGTATGTCCCGTCTCCACTGATCAGTTGCAAGCTATGAAGATTATCGGTGAAGATCTCAATATAGATATTATCACTCATTCGCGTAATACATTGTTCTTTTAA
- a CDS encoding DUF488 domain-containing protein: MEELSYLYSIGHGNKSLEEFIAELNQFNIEYLIDIRSKPYSKFYPWFNKEALQHSINETNNIKYGYMGNLIGGLPDKKFPCYTDDRIDYEKLAKMDFFQEGLRRLIKANNKKFKTCIMCSEANPNMCHRTKLIGVELQKQGINLQHIYLTKRGEIILKGQTMVMNEILNNNNNFNNIFQDNTDIHLTSRKQYV, from the coding sequence ATGGAAGAACTATCATATTTATACTCTATCGGGCATGGAAACAAAAGCCTTGAAGAGTTTATCGCTGAACTGAATCAATTTAACATTGAGTATCTTATTGATATTCGATCAAAACCTTATTCTAAATTCTACCCATGGTTCAATAAGGAGGCACTACAACATTCTATCAATGAAACCAATAATATTAAATATGGGTATATGGGCAACCTCATTGGGGGACTGCCAGATAAGAAATTCCCCTGCTATACAGACGACCGCATTGATTACGAAAAATTAGCGAAAATGGATTTCTTTCAGGAAGGCTTGAGGAGACTCATAAAAGCTAATAATAAGAAATTCAAGACTTGTATCATGTGTAGTGAGGCAAATCCGAATATGTGCCACCGAACAAAACTAATTGGTGTAGAACTCCAAAAGCAAGGTATCAACTTACAACACATTTACCTAACCAAACGCGGAGAAATTATTCTAAAAGGTCAAACAATGGTTATGAATGAAATTCTAAATAATAATAACAATTTCAATAACATTTTTCAAGACAACACCGATATTCACCTAACATCAAGAAAACAATATGTATGA
- a CDS encoding DUF488 domain-containing protein has protein sequence MYDFEIYTIGVYASTEESFFNKLTDNKIDVFCDIRQRRGVRGSKYSYVNIRYLQEKLTQLGINYVYAKELAPTTEIREKQHAEDALKKEQKKDRKELGLTFRMAYKQLILRDFNYKPLLNSLQKMNCKKIALFCVEESPFACHRSLVATDLHNKFGLQIKHL, from the coding sequence ATGTATGACTTTGAAATCTACACAATCGGGGTCTATGCTTCCACAGAAGAATCATTCTTCAATAAGCTAACAGACAACAAAATTGATGTATTCTGCGACATAAGACAACGCCGTGGAGTAAGAGGTAGTAAATACAGCTATGTCAACATCCGTTATTTACAAGAAAAACTTACACAGTTGGGAATCAACTATGTATATGCAAAAGAACTGGCACCAACAACTGAAATAAGAGAGAAACAACATGCTGAAGATGCCCTAAAAAAAGAACAGAAAAAAGATCGTAAAGAATTGGGACTTACATTCAGAATGGCTTACAAGCAGCTTATCCTACGTGATTTCAACTATAAACCATTATTGAATTCCCTGCAAAAAATGAATTGTAAGAAAATTGCCTTATTCTGTGTAGAAGAAAGTCCATTCGCATGCCATCGTTCCTTAGTTGCAACTGACTTACATAATAAGTTTGGACTACAAATTAAACATCTTTAA
- a CDS encoding dual OB domain-containing protein encodes METVLIVSRTRMAKGVCVSGIIENTCEFIRIHDHKGACLKDDAPYQVGERWEMDVKKAWNARQQPHIEDKQVTPHRRIGQISMKDLTTFVTNNCHITKGSIMELFDYKLTFENSHYPTAYITDKDTPDHSVEFWIADKDLIKKVYTFDTGHKIYYRYGDYKIKYVGFQEPLEIIPQGTMIRMSLANWWSKDPNLEDRCYLQLSGWY; translated from the coding sequence ATGGAAACAGTATTAATCGTGTCAAGGACACGCATGGCTAAAGGAGTTTGTGTAAGTGGAATCATAGAGAATACTTGTGAATTTATCCGCATCCATGATCATAAGGGGGCTTGTCTTAAGGATGACGCACCCTACCAAGTTGGCGAAAGGTGGGAAATGGATGTAAAAAAAGCATGGAACGCAAGACAACAACCACATATAGAAGATAAACAAGTTACTCCTCATAGGCGTATTGGACAGATTAGCATGAAAGACCTTACAACTTTTGTGACAAACAACTGCCATATAACAAAAGGAAGTATTATGGAACTCTTTGACTATAAACTCACTTTTGAAAATAGTCATTACCCCACGGCTTATATCACTGATAAAGACACACCAGACCATAGTGTAGAGTTCTGGATTGCAGATAAAGATTTAATTAAAAAAGTATACACCTTTGATACAGGACACAAAATATACTATCGCTATGGAGATTACAAAATTAAATACGTTGGTTTTCAAGAACCTTTAGAGATTATCCCACAAGGAACAATGATTAGAATGTCTCTAGCAAATTGGTGGTCAAAAGACCCAAATCTCGAAGATAGGTGCTATCTACAGCTTTCTGGCTGGTACTAG
- the serS gene encoding serine--tRNA ligase, with the protein MLTLKLISEETERVIKGLEKKHFNGAREAIEKVLEYDHLRRETQQKLDSNKQQQNQLSKQIGGLMKEGKKDEANKIKEEVALLKSSDKALHEIMEKAQKDMTDVLLTIPNIPNDQVPEGKDASDNVVVKEGGEKPNLPADALCHWDLLKKFNLVDFDLGVKITGAGFPLYIGKMARFQRALEAFFLDEARKSGYLEVQPPLVVNQDSGQATGQLPDKEGQMYHANLDDLYLIPTAEVPVTNIFRDEILNEQDLPIKRCAYSACFRREAGSYGKDVRGLNRLHQFDKVEIVRIDKPEHSYESLDEMLVHVEGLLKKLELPYHILRLCGGDMSFTSAICYDFEVWSAAQERWLEVSSVSNFESYQANRLHCRFRHAEDKKIELCHTLNGSALALPRIVAAIIENNQTPEGIRVPKVLVPYCGFEMLDDKMD; encoded by the coding sequence ATGCTTACATTAAAGCTCATCAGTGAAGAAACTGAACGCGTCATCAAAGGATTGGAGAAGAAACACTTCAATGGTGCACGTGAAGCAATTGAGAAAGTATTGGAATATGACCACTTGCGTCGTGAGACTCAGCAGAAGCTTGACTCAAACAAGCAACAGCAAAACCAACTCTCGAAGCAGATTGGCGGACTGATGAAAGAAGGAAAGAAAGACGAAGCTAACAAGATAAAGGAGGAGGTAGCACTCTTAAAGTCTTCTGACAAGGCTCTCCATGAGATTATGGAGAAGGCACAGAAAGACATGACAGATGTGTTGCTAACCATTCCTAATATCCCTAATGATCAGGTACCAGAAGGTAAGGATGCTTCTGACAATGTCGTTGTAAAAGAAGGTGGTGAGAAACCTAACCTACCTGCTGACGCATTGTGCCACTGGGACTTGCTGAAGAAGTTTAATTTAGTAGACTTCGACCTTGGTGTGAAAATTACAGGTGCTGGCTTCCCACTCTATATCGGTAAGATGGCTCGCTTCCAGCGTGCTTTAGAGGCTTTCTTCCTTGACGAAGCCCGTAAGAGTGGATACTTGGAGGTACAGCCACCATTGGTAGTAAATCAAGACTCTGGTCAGGCAACAGGTCAGCTGCCAGACAAAGAGGGACAGATGTATCACGCCAACCTTGACGACCTCTATCTCATCCCAACAGCAGAAGTTCCTGTAACCAACATCTTCCGTGATGAGATTCTCAACGAACAAGACCTACCTATCAAGCGTTGTGCTTATTCAGCTTGTTTCCGTCGTGAGGCAGGTAGCTATGGTAAAGACGTACGTGGTTTGAACCGTTTGCACCAGTTTGACAAGGTTGAGATTGTACGTATTGACAAACCAGAACATTCTTACGAATCATTAGACGAGATGCTTGTGCACGTAGAAGGATTGTTGAAGAAGTTGGAACTCCCTTACCACATCCTCCGTCTTTGTGGTGGTGACATGAGTTTTACATCAGCTATCTGTTATGACTTCGAGGTGTGGAGTGCTGCTCAAGAGCGTTGGTTAGAGGTATCGAGCGTATCAAACTTCGAAAGCTATCAGGCTAATCGTCTACATTGTCGCTTCCGTCATGCGGAGGACAAGAAGATTGAACTCTGCCACACGCTGAACGGTTCAGCACTTGCTCTGCCACGTATCGTTGCAGCTATCATCGAGAACAACCAGACCCCGGAGGGTATCCGTGTACCAAAGGTGCTCGTTCCTTACTGTGGTTTCGAGATGCTCGACGACAAGATGGACTAA